Proteins encoded by one window of Dendropsophus ebraccatus isolate aDenEbr1 chromosome 4, aDenEbr1.pat, whole genome shotgun sequence:
- the PPARG gene encoding peroxisome proliferator-activated receptor gamma isoform X2, whose product MTRWTLIINTIKLEPPSPPYYSDKSHSFNKSQDEASNSFIAIECRVCGDKASGFHYGVHACEGCKGFFRRTIRLKLIYERCELNCRIHKKSRNKCQYCRFQKCLSVGMSHNAIRFGRMPQAEKEKLLAEISSDIDQLNPECADQRVLAKHLYDSYLKSFPLTKAKARAILTGRTTDKSPVVIYDMNSLMMGEDQIKSHYLTSPYIEQNKEVAIRIFQRCQSRSVEAVREITEFAKSIPGFVSLDLNDQVTLLKYGVHEIIFTMLASLMNKDGVLIAEGQGFMTREFLKSLRKPFGDFMEPKFEFAVRFNALELDDSDLAIFIAVIILSGDRPGLLNVKPIEDIQDTMLQALELQLKMNHPDSAQLFAKLLQKMTDLRQVVTEHVQYLQLLRKTEAEMSLHPLLQEIYKDLY is encoded by the exons ACACAATAAAATTAGAGCCGCCATCTCCGCCTTACTATTCAGACAAGTCACATTCATTTAACAAATCTCAGGACGAAGCCTCCAACTCCTTCATTGCCATCGAGTGCCGAGTGTGTGGCGACAAAGCCTCGGGATTTCACTATGGGGTCCACGCATGTGAGGGCTGTAAG GGATTTTTTAGAAGAACAATAAGATTGAAGTTAATTTATGAACGATGTGAACTCAATTGTCGCATTCACAAGAAAAGCCGGAACAAATGTCAGTACTGCAGGTTCCAGAAGTGTCTGTCGGTCGGGATGTCTCATAATG CTATCAGGTTTGGACGGATGCCCCAGGCTGAGAAGGAGAAGCTTTTGGCTGAAATTTCCAGTGACATCGACCAGCTAAATCCAGAATGCGCCGATCAACGAGTCCTGGCCAAGCACTTGTATGACTCATATCTCAAGTCCTTCCCTTTAACAAAAGCTAAGGCCAGAGCCATACTGACGGGAAGGACGACAGACAAATCA CCTGTGGTCATCTACGATATGAACTCATTGATGATGGGAGAGGATCAAATCAAGTCCCATTACTTGACTTCACCGTATATAGAGCAAAACAAGGAAGTTGCAATTCGCATTTTCCAGAGATGTCAGTCCCGGTCGGTGGAAGCTGTTCGGGAGATCACCGAATTTGCCAAAAGCATTCCAGGATTTGTCAGTCTTGACCTAAATGACCAAGTAACTCTCCTGAAGTACGGTGTCCATGAGATCATATTTACAATGCTGGCCTCTCTCATGAATAAAGATGGTGTTCTCATCGCTGAAGGACAAGGATTCATGACCCGGGAGTTTCTGAAGAGCTTGAGAAAACCATTTGGTGATTTTATGGAGCCCAAGTTTGAATTTGCTGTAAGATTTAATGCACTAGAATTGGATGACAGTGACCTCGCCATCTTCATAGCTGTTATCATACTTAGTGGAG ATCGGCCCGGATTATTGAATGTGAAGCCAATAGAAGATATTCAGGACACTATGCTACAGGCCCTTGAACTACAACTTAAAATGAACCACCCGGACTCTGCTCAGCTCTTTGCTAAACTTCTCCAAAAGATGACGGACCTTAGACAAGTTGTCACAGAGCATGTCCAGTATTTGCAACTTCTAAGGAAAACAGAGGCGGAAATGAGCCTCCATCCACTCCTGCAAGAGATCTACAAGGACTTATATTAA